CGAACGCGCCTGGTTCATCACCGCACCCCTGGCCCTGTTGGCCATCGTCTTCAGCACCGCGATCGGCGTCCTGCGCCCCGAATTCGGGGAGTGGGGCCTGGCGTTCGTTCTGTTCGTGGCGATGACGGGGATCAGCATCCCGGTGCTCAACGTCATCGTCCGGCGTCAGTCGGTCGGGGTGACGTTGACCGAGGTGCCCCTCGTCGTCGCGCTCTTCTTCCTGCCACCACTGATCGTGGTGTTGATCTATACGCTCTCCGTGCTGATCTGGAGCGCGTCGCACCGTTTCGCCCCGGCCAAGCTGTGGTTCAACGTGGCCAAGGCGGCGGCGGCCACCTCGCTGGCCGGGCTGCTCCTGCTGGCCCTGCCCCCGCTGGCCGGGGTCGGGCCGGGCACCTGGGGCATCCTCTTCCTCGCGGTCAACACGATCACCCTGGTCAGCCTGCTCTCGGTGGCCGGGGTGCACGTGCTGCTGCAGGGGTGGCAGGCCGGCCGGGAGGCGCTGCGCACCGCGCCCTCGGTCTTCCTCACCACCTCCATCAACGCCTCGGTCGGCCTGCTCGTCCTGATCGCCCTGAAGACCACCTGGTGGTCGGTGCTGCTGCTGGCCGCGTTGTTTGCGGCGCTATTCCAGGTCTACCGGTCGTACTCGCAGTTCTTCCGGCAGCACCGCACCCTCACCGGCATGTACGACCTCACCCGGCTGCTCACCAACAGCGCCGAGGGGGCGATCGCCGACATCCTCCTCGACCGGGTGCGCGGGCTGATGCAGGCCGAGTACGCCACCCTCTGGCTGCCCGCCCAGCGGCGGCACCCGGAGGTGCTGCTGACCGCCCGGGTGGACACCCCGGGCCTGCTCGACTTCGCGCCCACCCCGACGGTCTTCCGGGAACAGGCCCGCGAGCTGGGCAAGACCCTCTCCATCGGCCGGCTGCTCGGCGACGACACCGCCCTGCGCCGCGAGGTGGGCGCCAAACAGGTCAAGGACGCCATCGTGGTGCCGCTGCGCTCCGGCCAGGCGGTGATCGGCACCCTGGAGGTCACCAACCGGCTCAGCGACATCGGGCACTTCACCACCAGCGACATCCCCGTCTTCGAGACCGTGGCCGCGCACGCCGCCGTCGCCCTGGAGAATTCCCGGCTGGTCGACCGGCTGCGGCACGACGCCTACCACGACGCGCTGACCACGCTGCCCAACCGGCGACGGATCACCGCCGCGCTGGCCGAGGCGGTCAAGATCCGTGCCCCCGGCGAGGTGGTCGCCGTGCTGCTCTTCGACGTGGACGGGCTGCGCCAGGTCAACGAGTCGTTGGGGCACGCGGCGGGCGACAAGGTCCTCGTCGAGGTGGCCGAGCGGCTGCGCGCCTGCGCCCCGTCGTCCGCCCTGGTGGGTCGGGCCGGCGGCGACGAGTTCCTGGTCACCCTGCGGCTGGAGAACGCCGAGGCGGCGCTGGAGCTGGCCGCCCAGCTCCGGGAGCAGATCCGCGACGAGATCGTCTTCGACGCGCTCACCCTCGACGTGGACACCGCGGTCGGGGTGGCGGTGCACCCGGACCACGGCAGCGACGCCGCCGTACTGCTGCAACGGGTCGACCTGGCGGCCACCGCGGCCAAGGCGGTGCCGGGCAGCGTGCAGCTGTTCAATCCGGCGCTGGAGTCGCGGTCGCTGCGCCGGCTCGGGCTCGCCGGCGACCTGCGCCGCGCCCTCGACGAGGGCGAGCTGGAGGTCTACTTCCAGCCGAAGGTCACCCTGCGGGACCGCCGGCTGCTCGGGGTGGAGTGCCTCGCCCGCTGGGAGCACCCGGCGCACGGCACGGTCTCCCCGGAGGACTTCGTCGCGGTGGCCGAGCACACCGGCCAGCTGGGTCGGCTGACCGAGTTCGTCCTCCGCGAGGGGCTGCGGCGCAGCCGGGACTGGAGCCACACCGGGCAGCCGCTGGCGGTGGCGGTCAACATCGCCGCCCGCTCGCTGACCGACCGGCGCTTCCCGGACCGGGTGGGCGAGCTGCTGACCGAGTACGGCGTCCCGCCGCAGCTGCTCACCGTCGAGATCCCCGAGGCGGCGGTGCTGGACGGCACCGAGCGGCCGATCCCCACCCTGCGTCGGCTGCGGGACCTCGGGGTCCGGCTCGCGGTGGACGACTTCGGCACCGGTAACTCGTCGCTGGCCCAGCTGCGCCGGCTGCCGGTGCACGAGGTGAAGGTGGACCGGTCGTTCGTGCAGGGGATGGCGACCGATCCGGGCGACCTGGCGATCGTGAACGCGGTGGTGTCGCTCTCCCAGCAGTTCGGCCTGGCGGTGGTGGCCGAGGGGGTGGAGAGCGAGCTGACCCTCGAACTCCTCCAGGACATCGGCTGCGAGATCGGCCAGGGCTTCCTGTTCAGCCGGCCGCTGCCGTACGAGCGGCTGGAGGCCTGGTTCGGTGCCCAGGTGGACCAGGAGGCGACCGGGTCGGGAGTGCTCCCCAGGCTGCGTGCCGTGCTCTGAGCTGCGCTGATGCGGCACCCGGGGATCCGGTTTCACCCCCGGCGCGGTGCCGTGTAATGTATCCCCTGCGCGACGCCCTCCGGGGTGATCGGGTAGGCCCCCTTAGCTCAGTCGGCAGAGCGTCTCCATGGTAAGGAGAAGGTCTACGGTTCGATTCCGTAAGGGGGCTCAGAGGGTCCGGCTGGACCCGCCTGCGGCGGTGTAGCTCAGATGGCAGAGCAAGCGGCTCATAATCGCTGTGTCGCCGGTTCAAGTCCGGCCACCGCTACTCTCGTCCTCCGGGCTCATCCCCGGCGGCCGGTGGGACGGGCGCCACTGGCGCCCGCTTTGCATGTCCAGGCATCGTCCGCGTAGGCTGATGCGCTGTAGTTGATATCCGTAGCGAGGAAGGCACTCCGCCGTGGCGAAGGCGACCGATGTCCGGCCGAAGATCACTCTGGCGTGTGTGGAGTGCAAGGAGCGCAACTACATCACGCGCAAGAACCGCCGTAACGACCCCGACCGCATCGAGCTGAAGAAGTTCTGCCCCCGGGACGGCAAGCACACGATCCACCGCGAGACCCGCTGACCCTCGGCCGGCGACCGCCGGCCCGGTCCGCAGCGACCACCCGAACGCCGATCCGCACGGATGGCACGGCCGCAGAGCCGTCTGCCCGTACGGGTCGGCGTTCGCGCGTCCCGTGTAGGGTTCGGCGGCATGTCCCTGGACCCGTCCTTCGTCGGCCGGACGTATCCGCCGACCGCCCCCTACCAGGTGGGCCGAGAAAAGATCCGTGAGTTCGCCACCGCCATCGGCGCGACCGACCCGGCCCACCACGACCCGGCGGCGGCCCGCGCCCTCGGCCACCCGGACGTGGTCGCCCCGCCCACCTTTCCGATCGTGCTCACCATGGCCGCCAGCCGGCAGATCGTCGACGACCCGGCGCTCGGGGTCGACTACCGCCGGGTGGTCCACGGCGACCAGCGCTTCGCCTACACCCGCCCGGTGGTCGCCGGGGACGAGCTGGTCTGCGTGAACACCATCGAGGAGATCACCACCCGGAGCGGGCACGGCTTCCTGACCACCCGCACCGACGTGACCACCGTGGCCGGCGAGCCGGTGGTCGCCGTCTGGTCCAAGCTCGTCGTACGTGGGGAGTCCTGACGTGGAACTGTCGACCCGGACG
Above is a window of Micromonospora rifamycinica DNA encoding:
- a CDS encoding putative bifunctional diguanylate cyclase/phosphodiesterase, whose product is MASRDQRRKSTERAWFITAPLALLAIVFSTAIGVLRPEFGEWGLAFVLFVAMTGISIPVLNVIVRRQSVGVTLTEVPLVVALFFLPPLIVVLIYTLSVLIWSASHRFAPAKLWFNVAKAAAATSLAGLLLLALPPLAGVGPGTWGILFLAVNTITLVSLLSVAGVHVLLQGWQAGREALRTAPSVFLTTSINASVGLLVLIALKTTWWSVLLLAALFAALFQVYRSYSQFFRQHRTLTGMYDLTRLLTNSAEGAIADILLDRVRGLMQAEYATLWLPAQRRHPEVLLTARVDTPGLLDFAPTPTVFREQARELGKTLSIGRLLGDDTALRREVGAKQVKDAIVVPLRSGQAVIGTLEVTNRLSDIGHFTTSDIPVFETVAAHAAVALENSRLVDRLRHDAYHDALTTLPNRRRITAALAEAVKIRAPGEVVAVLLFDVDGLRQVNESLGHAAGDKVLVEVAERLRACAPSSALVGRAGGDEFLVTLRLENAEAALELAAQLREQIRDEIVFDALTLDVDTAVGVAVHPDHGSDAAVLLQRVDLAATAAKAVPGSVQLFNPALESRSLRRLGLAGDLRRALDEGELEVYFQPKVTLRDRRLLGVECLARWEHPAHGTVSPEDFVAVAEHTGQLGRLTEFVLREGLRRSRDWSHTGQPLAVAVNIAARSLTDRRFPDRVGELLTEYGVPPQLLTVEIPEAAVLDGTERPIPTLRRLRDLGVRLAVDDFGTGNSSLAQLRRLPVHEVKVDRSFVQGMATDPGDLAIVNAVVSLSQQFGLAVVAEGVESELTLELLQDIGCEIGQGFLFSRPLPYERLEAWFGAQVDQEATGSGVLPRLRAVL
- the rpmG gene encoding 50S ribosomal protein L33, translated to MAKATDVRPKITLACVECKERNYITRKNRRNDPDRIELKKFCPRDGKHTIHRETR
- a CDS encoding MaoC family dehydratase N-terminal domain-containing protein, which gives rise to MSLDPSFVGRTYPPTAPYQVGREKIREFATAIGATDPAHHDPAAARALGHPDVVAPPTFPIVLTMAASRQIVDDPALGVDYRRVVHGDQRFAYTRPVVAGDELVCVNTIEEITTRSGHGFLTTRTDVTTVAGEPVVAVWSKLVVRGES